In Streptomyces sp. NBC_01408, one DNA window encodes the following:
- a CDS encoding acyl-CoA dehydrogenase: MHFQPTEDQRALRAGVRDLLAGRYGRAALREAVDRGSVGTGAVVDRALWRELGEAGFFALRLPESAGGVGLGLPEAVLVFEEAGRALLPGPLVATHLAAGVVPGAAEGTAVVTAFDLGGPLVAYLGEADAVLGAGGVPGAGGVPGAGGVPGAAGVPDGEPVRSADPLTPLHRVSSYGGGDAYGAGDGGAGCAAYRETGALLTAALQLGSALRTVELAVGYASGREQFGQPIGAFQAVKHLCAGMLVRAEVARTAVYAAAVTGDAVEAAGAKLLADEAAVRNARDCLQVHGGMGFTWEADVHLHLKRAWVRAEQWRTGAEAEELLAAELLGAAEAGGLAGSGGSEGSGS; encoded by the coding sequence ATGCACTTCCAGCCGACGGAGGACCAGCGGGCCCTGCGGGCGGGCGTACGGGACCTGCTGGCGGGCCGGTACGGGCGCGCGGCCCTGCGGGAGGCGGTGGACAGGGGGTCGGTGGGCACCGGTGCCGTGGTCGACCGCGCCCTGTGGCGGGAGCTGGGCGAGGCGGGCTTCTTCGCGCTGCGGCTGCCCGAGTCCGCCGGGGGCGTGGGGCTCGGCCTCCCCGAGGCGGTGCTCGTCTTCGAGGAGGCCGGCCGGGCGCTGCTGCCGGGGCCGCTGGTCGCCACGCACCTGGCCGCCGGGGTGGTGCCGGGGGCCGCGGAGGGGACCGCCGTGGTGACGGCCTTCGACCTCGGGGGCCCGCTGGTGGCGTACCTGGGGGAGGCGGACGCGGTCCTCGGGGCCGGCGGGGTGCCCGGGGCCGGCGGGGTGCCCGGGGCCGGCGGGGTGCCCGGGGCCGCTGGGGTCCCGGACGGGGAACCGGTGCGCTCGGCGGACCCGCTGACACCGCTGCACCGGGTGTCCTCGTACGGGGGCGGGGACGCGTACGGGGCCGGGGACGGGGGCGCGGGCTGCGCGGCGTACCGGGAGACCGGGGCGCTGCTGACGGCCGCGCTCCAGCTCGGCAGCGCGCTGCGCACGGTGGAGCTGGCGGTGGGGTACGCGTCCGGGCGCGAGCAGTTCGGGCAGCCGATCGGGGCGTTCCAGGCGGTCAAGCACCTGTGCGCCGGGATGCTGGTCCGCGCGGAGGTGGCCCGTACGGCGGTCTACGCGGCGGCGGTGACGGGCGACGCGGTCGAGGCGGCGGGGGCGAAGCTGCTGGCGGACGAGGCGGCGGTGCGCAACGCCCGGGACTGCCTCCAGGTGCACGGCGGCATGGGCTTTACCTGGGAGGCCGATGTGCACCTGCACCTCAAGCGGGCCTGGGTGCGGGCCGAGCAGTGGCGGACCGGGGCGGAGGCGGAGGAGCTGCTGGCGGCGGAACTGCTGGGGGCGGCGGAGGCGGGGGGCTTGGCGGGCTCTGGGGGCTCGGAGGGCTCTGGGTCATAG
- a CDS encoding ATP-binding protein, with the protein MQVLQVQLEVGPDPAEVGRARRWARSRLAGSGIGDDEPLAETLILLISELVTNAVVHTGCPAVLRMLFGEPGVRVEVADASDRAPARRQAAGDDTGGRGLELVDGLADRWGWQHEGAGKRIWCEVDRAEKAAGDCASGGPSEIHSSMREPHVYL; encoded by the coding sequence GTGCAGGTGCTTCAGGTTCAGCTGGAAGTAGGTCCGGACCCCGCCGAGGTCGGCCGGGCCCGCCGGTGGGCGCGGTCCCGGCTGGCGGGGTCCGGCATAGGGGACGACGAACCGCTCGCCGAGACGCTGATCCTGCTGATCTCCGAGCTGGTCACGAACGCGGTCGTGCACACGGGGTGTCCGGCGGTACTGCGGATGCTGTTCGGTGAGCCGGGCGTACGGGTCGAGGTGGCCGACGCGAGTGACCGAGCGCCGGCCCGCCGCCAGGCCGCCGGCGATGACACGGGCGGCCGCGGCCTTGAACTGGTGGACGGCCTGGCGGACCGCTGGGGCTGGCAGCACGAGGGCGCGGGCAAACGGATCTGGTGCGAGGTCGACCGCGCGGAGAAGGCGGCGGGCGACTGCGCCTCGGGCGGGCCGTCGGAAATTCACTCCTCGATGCGGGAACCGCACGTGTACCTCTAA
- a CDS encoding cyclase family protein translates to MALPDEFHDIAKRVNNWGRWGADDEIGTLNLITDEVVREAAREVRTGRRIPLALPLKEDGVQAGLIPGRINPLHTMVQINQELFGPGTVACSDDAVTMGLQSGTHWDALTHVSHSGKIYNGRPASSITAHSRAEYSGIEKAGHIVSRGVLLDVARAKGLDRLAGGHAVTPEDLAEAEEFGGVTVRPGDIVLVRTGQVQVYLAGDKHGYGFPSPGLSVRTPQWFHARDVAAVANDTLTFEIFPPEIENLWLPVHALDLVEMGMHQGQNWNLEKLSTACAEERRYSFMLSAMPEPFVGAVGTPVAPVAVL, encoded by the coding sequence ATGGCCCTGCCCGACGAGTTCCACGACATCGCCAAGCGCGTCAACAACTGGGGCCGCTGGGGCGCCGACGACGAGATCGGCACGCTGAACCTGATCACCGACGAGGTCGTACGGGAGGCCGCGCGGGAGGTCCGTACCGGCCGCCGGATCCCCCTCGCCCTCCCCCTGAAGGAGGACGGCGTCCAGGCCGGCCTGATCCCCGGCCGGATCAACCCGCTGCACACGATGGTGCAGATCAACCAGGAGCTCTTCGGCCCGGGCACGGTGGCGTGCAGCGACGACGCCGTGACCATGGGCCTCCAGTCGGGCACCCACTGGGACGCGCTCACGCACGTCTCGCACTCGGGGAAGATCTACAACGGCCGCCCGGCCTCCTCGATCACCGCGCACTCCCGGGCCGAGTACAGCGGCATCGAGAAGGCCGGCCACATCGTCTCGCGCGGGGTGCTGCTCGACGTGGCGCGCGCCAAGGGCCTGGACCGGCTGGCGGGCGGCCACGCGGTGACCCCGGAAGACCTCGCCGAGGCCGAGGAGTTCGGCGGGGTGACGGTCCGGCCCGGCGACATCGTCCTCGTCCGCACGGGCCAGGTCCAGGTCTACCTGGCGGGCGACAAGCACGGGTACGGCTTCCCCTCCCCCGGCCTGTCCGTCCGCACCCCGCAGTGGTTCCACGCCCGGGACGTCGCGGCGGTCGCCAACGACACCCTCACCTTCGAGATCTTCCCGCCGGAGATCGAGAACCTGTGGCTGCCGGTGCACGCGCTCGACCTGGTCGAGATGGGCATGCACCAGGGCCAGAACTGGAACCTCGAAAAGTTGTCCACAGCCTGTGCAGAAGAGCGCCGCTACTCCTTTATGCTCTCCGCGATGCCCGAACCCTTCGTCGGCGCCGTCGGTACCCCGGTGGCCCCGGTGGCCGTCCTCTGA
- a CDS encoding putative T7SS-secreted protein yields the protein MGRDLDGWLDRGAELIGDGVEWAGDKAADKLEKMGWRDGANAVRGGANSVANRLGAEVGEVELGESDDPKKLIHGSASKLRATASHLSDFQAAFDLTGEGLKGLDEDGIQGASAEAFRTKAQKQPPKWFAAADAFETAAGALNRFADTVEWAQGRAQEALDEYKTAVKTSVAAHDAYNKWVDSYNAAVRAKQDPLPARPMGFTDPGTEGIKAAREKLAEARHQRDEAARSVVKTLETARDAAPPMPSTAMQLASETFRMGIDLQHVGGGVVKGAAGAISFIRAVDPDDPYNRMHPTEYKMRLSGLGVGLMTMVNDPATAGSRMYEQFMKDPGEGVGKFIFEAAGTKGVGAGASAIRKGASLGRLANGELPEPHSPDAPDHQPSARENHDEDTAGNSRDQDCKTCVDDPVDVATGRMLLPQTDLVLPGSLPLTFSRTFESSYRSGRWFGPTWASTVDQRLEIDAQGVILVQPDGSLLEYPHPEPAGESVLPTLGRRLPMTRDADGWYTVTDPETGHVRHFSEDGLLAQIDDRTGAWIAFSYDETTGAPLTITHSGGYEVRLASSEGRITGLSLADGTQVLRYGYTDGHLTEVTNSSGLPLRFDYDALGRITSWTDTNDRRFDYVYDAQHRCIAQASPNGHLNVRFTYEDGVTTRTDSLGHRTQYVINDRAQLVAEIDPTGAATHFTHDAYNRLLTRTDALGHTTRFAYDEQGRLTTVVRPDGREIRAEYNALGLPVQVIQPDGRVFRTTYDTQGNRTSATSPAGTTTRFTYDTRSHLSSVTNALGHTTTVRCDPAGLVMEAVDPLGTTTRYTRDTFGRPTTVTDPLGHSTRLTWSVEGRLLQRANPDGSTESWTYDGEGNCLTHTDAVGGVTVSEYGDFDLLTARTGPDGVRYSFDHDTELRLTRVTNPQGLTWTYAYDPVGRLATETDFDDRTLTYAYDAAGRLASRTNATGATTTYAHDSLSQLLRKGTADGITSYEYDVFGELARAVSPDGTVLSLLRDESGRLVSETTDDRTVSYTHDALGRRTGRTTPTGAHSEWTYDPAGRRTQLTTSGRTITFERDAAGRELTRTIGPDLTLLQGYDPLGRLTDQHLVGQDGRTLQRRGYSYRADGSLTGIDDALAGPSTFTLDAAARVTAVDAANWSERYAYDEAGNQTTASWPTHHPGAEAQGARTYSGTRITRAGSIRYEHDALGRVVLRQKTRLSRKPDTWRYTWDAEDRMASVTTPDGTVWRYRYDALSRRTAKQRLTPTGEVAEEVLFTWDGTNLCEETTGRVTLTWTHDGLHPLTQAERILGTTDDRFFAIVTDLIGTPKELIDESGDIAWRARSTLWGSTAWTRNATAYTPLRFPGQYFDPESGLHHNYFRTYDPETARYLTPDPLGLAPAPNPATYVSNPHTWSDPLGLAPEGCPDHEFHTVQGAEDAARLRNGGEPWPDDELRGQYGHGVYAWSSLDEAERYLAVRAAQLPGHGLAVVSFRVSADDFLSFNKADMTSMTPDEAEKFMDAHSRIYGDGLPHDYDYIKGMPQKYGSENFFDRRIFHMLKF from the coding sequence ATGGGGCGCGACCTGGACGGCTGGCTCGACCGCGGCGCCGAACTCATCGGCGACGGCGTCGAGTGGGCCGGCGACAAAGCGGCCGACAAGTTGGAAAAGATGGGCTGGCGTGACGGCGCCAACGCCGTCCGCGGCGGGGCGAACTCGGTCGCCAACCGGCTCGGCGCCGAGGTCGGCGAGGTCGAACTGGGCGAGAGCGACGATCCGAAGAAGCTGATCCACGGCAGCGCCTCCAAGCTCCGCGCGACGGCCTCCCACCTGAGCGACTTCCAGGCCGCCTTCGACCTGACCGGCGAAGGCCTCAAGGGCCTGGACGAGGACGGCATCCAGGGCGCGTCGGCCGAGGCCTTCCGCACGAAGGCCCAGAAGCAGCCCCCGAAGTGGTTCGCGGCCGCGGATGCCTTCGAGACCGCGGCCGGCGCGCTGAATCGTTTCGCCGACACGGTGGAGTGGGCGCAGGGCCGCGCCCAGGAGGCCCTGGACGAGTACAAGACCGCGGTGAAGACTTCGGTGGCCGCGCACGACGCGTACAACAAGTGGGTCGACTCGTACAACGCGGCGGTCCGCGCGAAGCAGGACCCGCTGCCGGCCCGCCCCATGGGCTTCACCGACCCCGGCACGGAGGGCATCAAGGCGGCGCGCGAGAAGCTGGCCGAGGCCCGCCACCAGCGTGACGAGGCAGCCCGGTCGGTGGTCAAGACACTGGAAACCGCCCGGGACGCGGCGCCTCCGATGCCGTCCACGGCCATGCAGCTGGCGTCCGAGACGTTCCGTATGGGTATCGACCTCCAGCACGTGGGCGGAGGCGTGGTCAAGGGCGCGGCGGGCGCGATCAGCTTCATCCGCGCGGTCGACCCCGACGACCCGTACAACCGCATGCATCCGACCGAGTACAAGATGCGGCTCAGTGGCCTGGGCGTCGGTCTCATGACGATGGTGAACGACCCGGCCACGGCGGGGTCGCGGATGTACGAGCAGTTCATGAAGGACCCCGGCGAGGGCGTCGGCAAGTTCATCTTCGAAGCCGCCGGGACGAAGGGCGTAGGCGCGGGAGCAAGCGCGATCAGAAAGGGCGCCAGCCTCGGCCGCCTCGCGAACGGCGAACTGCCGGAGCCGCACTCGCCCGATGCCCCCGACCACCAGCCCTCGGCCCGGGAGAACCACGACGAGGACACAGCGGGCAACTCCCGTGATCAGGACTGCAAGACATGCGTCGATGACCCGGTGGACGTCGCGACCGGCCGCATGCTCCTGCCCCAGACCGACCTCGTCCTGCCGGGCTCGCTCCCGCTGACATTCAGCCGGACTTTCGAATCCTCGTACCGTTCGGGCCGCTGGTTCGGCCCCACCTGGGCCTCCACCGTCGACCAGCGACTCGAGATCGACGCGCAGGGCGTCATCCTCGTCCAGCCCGACGGCAGCCTGCTGGAGTACCCGCATCCCGAACCGGCCGGCGAATCGGTTCTGCCCACCCTGGGCCGGCGCCTGCCCATGACACGCGACGCCGACGGCTGGTACACCGTCACCGACCCGGAAACGGGCCATGTCCGTCACTTCTCGGAGGACGGCCTCCTCGCACAGATCGACGACCGTACGGGTGCCTGGATCGCCTTCTCCTACGACGAAACGACCGGCGCCCCGCTCACGATCACCCACAGCGGGGGCTACGAGGTACGCCTCGCCTCCTCGGAGGGCCGAATAACCGGCCTCTCCCTCGCCGACGGCACCCAGGTCCTCCGCTACGGCTACACGGACGGCCACCTCACCGAAGTCACCAACTCCTCCGGCCTCCCCTTGCGCTTCGACTACGACGCACTGGGCCGGATCACCTCCTGGACCGACACCAACGACCGCCGCTTCGACTACGTCTACGACGCCCAGCACCGCTGCATCGCCCAGGCCAGCCCGAACGGCCACCTGAACGTCCGCTTCACCTACGAGGACGGCGTCACCACCCGCACCGACTCCCTCGGCCACCGCACGCAGTACGTGATCAACGACCGCGCGCAGCTCGTCGCCGAGATCGACCCCACCGGCGCCGCGACCCACTTCACCCACGATGCCTACAACCGTCTGCTGACCCGCACCGACGCACTCGGCCACACGACCCGCTTCGCCTACGACGAGCAGGGCCGCCTCACCACCGTGGTCCGACCCGACGGACGCGAGATCCGGGCCGAGTACAACGCGCTGGGCCTGCCGGTCCAGGTGATCCAGCCCGATGGCCGGGTGTTCCGTACGACCTACGACACCCAGGGCAACCGCACCTCGGCCACCTCACCGGCCGGCACCACGACCCGCTTCACCTACGACACCCGCAGCCACCTGTCCTCGGTGACGAACGCGCTCGGCCACACGACCACGGTCCGCTGCGACCCCGCAGGACTGGTCATGGAGGCCGTCGACCCCCTGGGCACGACGACCCGCTACACCCGCGACACCTTCGGCCGCCCGACCACCGTCACCGACCCCCTCGGGCACTCCACCCGCCTCACCTGGAGCGTCGAAGGCCGTCTCCTGCAACGGGCCAACCCCGACGGCAGCACCGAGTCCTGGACGTACGACGGCGAGGGAAACTGCCTGACCCACACCGACGCGGTGGGCGGGGTGACGGTGTCCGAGTACGGCGACTTCGACCTCCTCACCGCCCGCACCGGCCCGGACGGCGTCCGCTACTCCTTCGACCACGACACCGAACTACGCCTCACCCGGGTCACCAACCCCCAGGGCCTGACCTGGACCTACGCCTACGACCCGGTCGGCCGCCTCGCCACCGAGACCGACTTCGACGACCGCACCCTGACGTACGCGTACGACGCCGCGGGCCGCCTGGCTTCCCGTACGAACGCCACCGGCGCCACGACCACCTACGCGCACGACTCCCTCTCCCAGCTCCTCCGCAAGGGAACAGCGGACGGCATCACCTCGTACGAGTACGACGTCTTCGGCGAACTGGCCCGAGCCGTCTCCCCGGACGGCACGGTGCTGTCCCTGCTCCGAGACGAATCCGGCCGCCTCGTCTCGGAAACGACGGACGACCGCACCGTCTCGTACACCCACGACGCGCTGGGCCGTCGCACCGGCCGCACGACGCCCACAGGGGCCCACTCCGAGTGGACGTACGACCCGGCCGGCCGCCGCACCCAGCTCACCACCTCCGGGCGAACGATCACCTTCGAACGCGACGCCGCCGGCCGCGAACTCACCCGCACCATAGGCCCGGACCTCACCCTCCTTCAGGGGTACGACCCCCTCGGCCGCCTCACCGACCAGCACCTCGTCGGCCAGGACGGCCGCACCCTCCAGCGCCGCGGATACAGCTACCGCGCCGACGGCTCCCTCACCGGAATCGACGACGCCCTCGCAGGTCCGAGCACCTTCACCCTGGACGCGGCGGCCCGCGTCACCGCCGTCGACGCCGCGAACTGGTCCGAGCGCTACGCCTACGACGAGGCCGGCAACCAGACCACCGCCTCCTGGCCGACCCACCACCCGGGCGCCGAGGCCCAAGGCGCCCGCACCTACTCCGGCACCCGCATCACCCGCGCAGGCTCGATCCGCTACGAACACGACGCCCTCGGCCGGGTCGTCCTCCGCCAGAAAACCCGCCTCTCCCGCAAGCCGGACACCTGGCGCTACACCTGGGACGCCGAAGACCGCATGGCTTCGGTAACCACCCCCGACGGCACCGTCTGGCGCTACCGCTACGACGCCCTGTCCCGCCGAACAGCCAAACAACGCCTCACCCCGACCGGCGAGGTGGCGGAAGAGGTCCTCTTCACCTGGGACGGCACGAACCTCTGCGAAGAGACCACGGGCCGGGTCACCCTCACCTGGACCCACGACGGCCTGCACCCCCTCACCCAGGCCGAACGCATCCTGGGCACCACCGACGACCGCTTCTTCGCCATCGTCACGGACCTCATCGGCACCCCGAAGGAACTGATCGACGAATCAGGCGACATCGCCTGGCGCGCCCGCTCCACCCTCTGGGGCTCCACCGCGTGGACCCGCAACGCCACCGCCTACACGCCCCTACGCTTCCCGGGCCAGTACTTCGACCCCGAGTCCGGCCTCCACCACAACTACTTCCGCACGTACGACCCCGAAACCGCCCGCTACCTCACCCCAGACCCCCTCGGACTAGCCCCTGCCCCGAACCCGGCCACGTACGTCTCAAACCCCCACACCTGGTCGGACCCCCTGGGGCTGGCGCCGGAAGGCTGCCCGGACCACGAGTTCCACACGGTGCAGGGGGCTGAGGACGCCGCACGGCTCCGAAATGGCGGCGAACCATGGCCGGATGATGAACTTCGCGGGCAGTACGGGCATGGCGTCTACGCCTGGTCAAGCCTCGACGAAGCCGAGAGGTATCTGGCCGTGCGTGCCGCCCAGCTCCCTGGCCACGGCCTGGCAGTTGTATCCTTCAGAGTTTCAGCAGATGACTTCCTCAGTTTCAATAAGGCCGACATGACATCCATGACACCGGACGAGGCAGAGAAATTCATGGATGCCCACAGCAGAATTTATGGAGATGGACTGCCACACGATTACGACTACATCAAGGGCATGCCGCAAAAATACGGTAGCGAGAATTTCTTCGACAGACGCATATTCCACATGCTGAAATTCTAA
- a CDS encoding contact-dependent growth inhibition system immunity protein: MSTQGRRRSLMKAEMNKERERKRTLEELEGQQWPQPPAGSTGLVKTVHRLRQRPVGELTAYELVRLVGQDAGLRWTLPLALEILRDTTPEQSTGGFYDDDLLSAVLTRKAVVWAAHRDLVGEMREILDLLTDLSPCIERDVEKFLQASEGIG, translated from the coding sequence ATGTCGACGCAAGGCCGACGCCGATCCCTCATGAAGGCCGAAATGAACAAGGAACGTGAACGCAAGCGCACCCTCGAAGAGCTCGAAGGGCAGCAATGGCCTCAGCCACCGGCTGGGTCGACGGGGTTGGTCAAGACCGTCCACAGATTGCGGCAGCGCCCCGTCGGGGAGCTGACCGCATACGAGCTGGTGCGGCTTGTCGGGCAGGATGCCGGTCTCCGCTGGACGCTGCCACTGGCTCTTGAAATTCTCCGCGACACGACCCCGGAGCAGAGCACAGGGGGCTTCTATGACGATGACCTGCTGTCGGCGGTGCTCACCCGAAAGGCAGTGGTCTGGGCCGCACACCGGGACCTGGTGGGAGAGATGCGGGAAATCCTCGATCTGCTCACCGATCTCTCCCCATGCATCGAACGCGATGTGGAAAAGTTCCTGCAGGCTTCCGAAGGGATCGGTTGA
- a CDS encoding acyl-CoA dehydrogenase family protein, which translates to MDFSFGAEDEELRGRARAWLTEHLVGPYARAVGLGGPGSEHEGVAERRAWERELGRGGWIGQGWEVPADAYGQQRLSLTGQVVWAEEYAALRAPGRVGHIGENLLAPTLVAYGSREQQDRFLPGIARGEELWCQGYSEPGAGSDLAGIRTAAVRDPADGLFRVTGQKIWTSLAQDADWCFVLARTEPGSRRHRGLTFLLVAMDQPGRIEVRPIRQMSGTSEFNEVFFDGAVAAEAVGGEGDGWTVAMGLLALERGVSTLVQQIGFAAELDRVLAAYAATGAPDPVLRERLVRQWAELRTMRWNALRTLGAEGGPGAPSVAKLLWGGWHRRLGELAVEVRGAAATAGPADRSADLPYELGLDEEQRLFLFTRADTIYGGSDEIQRNIIAERVLGLPKESR; encoded by the coding sequence ATGGACTTCAGCTTCGGGGCCGAGGACGAGGAGCTGCGCGGCCGGGCCCGCGCGTGGCTCACGGAGCACCTCGTGGGCCCGTACGCGCGGGCCGTCGGCCTCGGCGGGCCGGGCAGCGAGCACGAGGGGGTGGCCGAGCGGCGCGCGTGGGAGCGCGAGCTGGGCCGCGGCGGCTGGATCGGGCAGGGCTGGGAGGTCCCGGCCGACGCGTACGGGCAGCAGCGGCTGTCCCTGACCGGGCAGGTGGTGTGGGCCGAGGAGTACGCGGCGCTGCGCGCGCCCGGCCGGGTCGGCCACATCGGCGAGAACCTCCTCGCGCCGACCCTGGTCGCGTACGGCAGCCGGGAGCAGCAGGACCGCTTCCTGCCCGGGATCGCGCGGGGCGAGGAGCTGTGGTGCCAGGGCTACAGCGAGCCGGGCGCGGGTTCCGACCTCGCGGGCATCCGTACCGCGGCCGTACGGGACCCGGCCGACGGGCTGTTCCGGGTCACCGGGCAGAAGATCTGGACCTCCCTGGCCCAGGACGCCGACTGGTGCTTCGTACTGGCCCGCACCGAGCCGGGCTCCCGGCGCCACCGGGGGCTGACCTTCCTGCTCGTGGCGATGGACCAGCCGGGCCGCATCGAGGTCCGGCCCATCCGGCAGATGTCGGGCACCTCGGAGTTCAACGAGGTGTTCTTCGACGGGGCGGTGGCGGCGGAGGCCGTCGGGGGCGAGGGCGATGGCTGGACCGTGGCCATGGGGCTGCTCGCCCTGGAGCGGGGGGTCTCGACGCTGGTCCAGCAGATCGGGTTCGCGGCCGAACTGGACCGCGTCCTGGCGGCGTACGCGGCTACGGGCGCTCCCGACCCGGTGCTGCGCGAGCGCCTCGTACGGCAGTGGGCCGAACTGCGCACCATGCGGTGGAACGCCCTGCGCACCCTCGGCGCCGAAGGCGGTCCGGGCGCGCCGAGCGTCGCGAAGCTGCTGTGGGGCGGCTGGCACCGGCGGCTCGGCGAGCTGGCGGTGGAGGTCCGCGGGGCGGCGGCGACGGCCGGGCCGGCCGACCGGTCCGCGGACCTCCCGTACGAGCTCGGACTCGACGAGGAGCAGCGCCTGTTCCTGTTCACCCGCGCCGACACCATCTACGGCGGCTCGGACGAGATCCAGCGCAACATCATCGCCGAGCGCGTGCTCGGCCTGCCTAAGGAGTCCAGGTGA
- a CDS encoding SDR family NAD(P)-dependent oxidoreductase, whose product MGNFLAGKVVAVTGAGRGIGRAVALAAAAEGAKVVVNDYGVGIEGGEPTSEIADGVVKEIQAAGGEAVAVADDISTMAGGQRIVDTALARYGRIDGVVCVAGILRERMLFNMSEEEWDPVVATHLKGTFTVFRAASAVMRRQGGGTLIGFTSGNHQGSVAQANYSAAKGGIISLVRSAALGLAKYGVTANAVAPVARTRMSANVPMELKEIGEPEDVAALVTYLLSDKAVAVGGEKITGQVYTIAGPKIAVWAQPRELRAGYAEGSWTPEKIADFLPGTVGTDPMPMLAQLEAMAKAAAAKDRPNA is encoded by the coding sequence GTGGGGAACTTCTTGGCAGGCAAGGTCGTCGCCGTCACCGGCGCCGGCCGGGGCATCGGGCGGGCCGTGGCACTCGCCGCGGCCGCCGAGGGCGCCAAGGTCGTCGTCAACGACTACGGGGTGGGCATCGAGGGCGGCGAGCCGACGAGCGAGATCGCCGACGGCGTGGTGAAGGAGATCCAGGCGGCCGGCGGCGAGGCCGTGGCCGTCGCCGACGACATCTCCACCATGGCGGGCGGCCAGCGCATCGTCGACACGGCGCTCGCCCGCTACGGGCGCATCGACGGCGTCGTGTGCGTGGCCGGCATCCTGCGCGAGCGGATGCTCTTCAACATGTCCGAGGAGGAGTGGGACCCCGTCGTCGCCACCCACCTCAAGGGCACCTTCACCGTCTTCCGCGCCGCCTCCGCCGTCATGCGCCGCCAGGGCGGCGGCACACTGATCGGCTTCACCAGCGGCAACCACCAGGGCTCGGTCGCACAGGCCAACTACAGCGCCGCCAAGGGCGGGATCATCTCCCTGGTCCGGTCCGCCGCGCTCGGCCTGGCCAAGTACGGGGTCACGGCCAACGCCGTCGCGCCGGTCGCCCGTACCCGCATGTCCGCGAACGTACCCATGGAGCTCAAGGAGATCGGCGAGCCCGAGGACGTCGCGGCGCTGGTGACCTACCTGCTCAGCGACAAGGCCGTGGCCGTCGGCGGCGAGAAGATCACCGGGCAGGTCTACACGATCGCCGGACCGAAGATCGCCGTCTGGGCCCAGCCGCGCGAGCTGCGCGCCGGGTACGCCGAAGGCTCCTGGACGCCGGAGAAGATCGCCGACTTCCTGCCCGGGACGGTCGGCACCGACCCGATGCCGATGCTGGCGCAGCTGGAGGCCATGGCCAAGGCGGCGGCCGCCAAGGACCGCCCCAACGCGTAG
- a CDS encoding Zn-dependent alcohol dehydrogenase: MRGVVFDGKQAQVVDDLEIRDPGPGEVLVAVAAAGLCHSDLSVIDGTIPFPPPVVLGHEGAGVVEAIGAGVTHVAPGDHVSLSTLANCGACADCDRGRPTMCRKAIGMPAQPFSRGGKPLFQFASNSAFAERTIVKAVQAVKISEDIPFTSAALIGCGVLTGVGAVLNRAKVDRGESVVVIGTGGIGLNVLQGARIAGASTIVAVDANPAKEAVARQFGATHFIDASAVADSPAAVREILPTGADHAFECVGSVKLIRQAIDLLDRHGQAVLLGVPGFKEEASFLVSSLYLDKTIMGCRYGSSRPQRDIALYAELYRQGRLLLDELVTEVYPVEDFAKAADDAHHGRVARGVLTF; the protein is encoded by the coding sequence GTGAGAGGCGTCGTGTTCGACGGCAAGCAGGCCCAGGTGGTCGACGACCTGGAGATCCGGGACCCGGGGCCGGGGGAGGTGCTGGTCGCGGTAGCGGCGGCCGGGCTGTGCCACAGCGACCTGTCGGTGATCGACGGGACGATTCCGTTCCCGCCGCCGGTGGTGCTGGGGCACGAGGGTGCGGGGGTGGTCGAGGCCATCGGGGCGGGCGTGACGCACGTGGCGCCCGGGGACCACGTGTCCCTGTCCACCCTCGCCAACTGCGGGGCGTGCGCCGACTGCGACCGGGGTCGGCCGACGATGTGCCGCAAGGCGATCGGGATGCCCGCGCAGCCGTTCTCGCGGGGCGGGAAGCCGCTCTTCCAGTTCGCCTCCAACTCCGCCTTCGCGGAACGCACGATCGTCAAGGCCGTGCAGGCGGTGAAGATCTCCGAGGACATCCCCTTCACCTCGGCGGCGCTGATCGGCTGCGGGGTGCTGACCGGGGTGGGGGCGGTCCTGAACCGGGCGAAGGTCGACCGCGGCGAGTCCGTGGTCGTCATCGGCACCGGCGGGATCGGGCTGAACGTGCTCCAGGGGGCCCGGATCGCGGGCGCCTCGACCATCGTGGCGGTCGACGCGAACCCGGCGAAGGAGGCGGTGGCCCGGCAGTTCGGCGCCACGCACTTCATCGACGCCTCCGCCGTCGCGGACTCCCCGGCGGCCGTCCGCGAGATCCTGCCGACGGGCGCCGACCACGCCTTCGAGTGCGTGGGCAGCGTCAAGCTGATCCGGCAGGCCATCGACCTGCTGGACCGGCACGGGCAGGCGGTCCTGCTCGGCGTGCCCGGCTTCAAGGAGGAGGCCTCCTTCCTCGTCTCCTCCCTGTACCTGGACAAGACGATCATGGGCTGCCGGTACGGGTCCTCGCGCCCGCAGCGGGACATCGCCCTGTACGCGGAGCTCTACCGGCAGGGCCGGCTGCTGCTGGACGAACTGGTCACCGAGGTCTACCCGGTGGAGGACTTCGCCAAGGCCGCCGACGACGCCCACCACGGGCGGGTGGCGCGGGGGGTACTGACCTTCTGA